In Salarias fasciatus chromosome 13, fSalaFa1.1, whole genome shotgun sequence, the sequence ACAGGCAGTGTCAGTGGAGGGACAAAATGAGCCCTTGGATCTCCAAATAAGCAACATTTATTTGGCCACATCAAAgtactggttaaaaaaaacttaagtcagtaaactccaaaaaaatgtcctctgcagagagaaaacaaaatgtcagtcCAACAGAAGAGGCTCTCCTGACAGCCTCACCTCACAGCTGAAGAATCACTGAGTTATGTATAATTTATTCATGGACAAACCTCTTTcctcaacagaagaaaatgcaGAGCACACAGTGAATTTGTGTGTAGttacagtttctgcagctcatcTTTCTGATGTCTTCCTGGATGTTTCTTCTTGGATCGTGGCTCCAACACTCACCAGTCCTCGGCCTCAGCCATTAAAGATTCAGCACTGAActggtttcagtcatatttctcgatgggctctatgcacaactcaatcacttcctgaacttcaggaggctctttgcttcctgtctttcatgataggacgggctaattaatacaggtgtgtctgaccattactgttgtggttacagaggtcagacacacctggattaatcagctcgtcctatcaggaaagacaggaaacaaggagcctcctgaagttcaggaagtggtaaAGTTATAGAGTCCATTGATCTCTCCTGGATGAACAACATCCCAGCCGTCACCAGGGAGGCTCAGCAGAGACGACACTTCCTGAAGGTCTTGAGGAAGAACCATGTGGCCACAGAACTGCTGCTGACTGCTCGTCCATCCAGTCCGTTGACATCCTGTGTGACAGTTTGGTCCGGGAGCAGCACTGAGCAGATGGGTGGAAGCTACAGACGGTGATCACAGCTGCTCTCTCCCCACCCTGATGGACATCTACATCTAAAATGCCTCAGCAGAGCACAAAACATCATCGGGGCCAGCGCACACCCTGGTTTGACCTGTTTGACCTGTTGCAAGATATTAAAATACCTCAGTCCCTGAAGTTTAAGTTAGTGCTGAACAACATGACTTAACAACTATTGGGAGAGTTGAAGttttgaaaaagtgttttttgagcTGTAAAATAATAGACAGTAGATGATTTTGAGCTGATCAGAACAGCAGATCTTATCACTGTGTGAAGCTGATGGaggaaacaaactgaagaacagagctgcagcagaggaggagacactGAAATCCAACGTCACACTGCGGAAGTgaaagataaagataaagacAGAGCTGCAGTTCAGACACGTCTCTGAGTTTCTCTGTGAAGAAGACTAACCTGAGTTCATCTggactttcacacacactgactccaACACTGGTGAGTACAGCTGATCACACTGATACTGACTCTcaggaaactgatgaagaaggtgaaCAAATGTCCTCTTTTGTCCAGACAGGTCCACGTTTCAGGTCTGTTTCAGGGTGTGAGACAAAAACTAATGTATTTAATCTGAATATGATAGAACGGTGCTGTATAAAATACAGTAACAGaactgtgatttttctgattaCTGAttggaatttttaaaaaatcattacatgtattttttcataaaatatatTGTATTTGGTTTCTACAGGTCTGGAGACTTTGAACTCCTTAACACGGTTGGATTCTTAGAGGGAAAAGGTCACTTTGAGGGTGATTGTTGCTCAATTAAATgcagtggtatgaaaaagtatctgaaccttttggaatttctcacatttctgcataaaatcaccatcaaatgtgatctgagctttgtcaaaatcacacagatgaaaaaacagtgtctgctttaactaaaaccaccaaacatttataggtttttatattttaatgaggatagcatgcaaacaatgacagaatGGGGAGGAATAAGTAACTGAACCCTCACATTCAATATTTTGTGCCCCCCCCGGCAGCAATAACTTCAACCAGACGCTTCCTGTAGCTGCAGATCAGTCTGGCACATCGATCAGGACTCATCTTGGCCCATTCTTCTTGACAACACTGCAGTAGTTCAGTCAGATTCCTGGGATGTCTGGCATGAATCGCTGTCTTGAGGTCATGCCACAGCGTCTCAACAGGGTTCAAATCTGGACTTTGACTTGGCCACTCCAGAATGTGTATTTTGTTCTTCTGAAACCATTCTGAAGTGGATTTACTTCTGTGTTTTGGATCATTGTCTTGTTGCAGCATCCATCCTCTTTTTACCTTCAACTGTCTGACAGACGGCCTCAGGTTTTCCTGCAAAACGTCCTGAAAAACTTTAATCCATTTTCCATTAATGATTGCAAGTTGTCCAGGCCCTGAGGCAGCAGAACAGCCCCaaaccatgatgctgcctccaccatgcttcacgGTGGGGATGAGGTGTTGATGTTGGTGAGCTCTTccatttttcctccacacacaaCGTTGTGTGTTCCTCCCAAACAATTCAACTTTGGTTTCATCAGTCCACAAAATATTTTGCCAAAACTTCTGTGGAGTGTCCAAGTGCCTTTTTGCAAacataaaacaagcaaaaatgtttttttagaCAGCAGTGGCTTCCTGCATGGAGTCCTCCCATGAACACCATTCTTGGCCATTGTTTCACATAGAGTTGATATGTGCACAGAGATATTGGACTGTCAGTGATTTCTGTAGGTCTTCAGCAGACACTCTAGGGTTCTTTTTTACCTCTCCAAGTATTCTGCGCTGAACTCTTGGCGTCATCTTTGGTGGACGGCCACTCCTTGGGAGAGAAGCAACAGTACCAAACTCTCTCCATTTGCAGACAACTTCTCTGACTGTCGATTGATGAACATCCAGACTTTTAGAGGTGGTTTTGTATCCTTTCCCAGCTTTATACAAATCAACAATTCTTGATGGCAGGTCTTCAGAAAGCTCTTTTGGGCGAGCTGTGGTGCACATCAGACAATGCTTCTCATCAAGACAATTTttaccaggtgtgtgttttatagtgGGCAGGGCAGCTTTAAGCCACTCATCAGTGATTGGGCACACACCTGACCTAAATTGTTTGGTAAAAATTGGTTTTATTTGCTCTTTAATCTCCTTAGGCAGAGGGTTGAGTTACTTATTCCTCCCCCgtctgtcattgtttgcatgctatcctcattaaaatatgaaaacctataaatgtttgggtggttttagttaaagcagacactgtttgttcatctgtgtgattttgacaaaggtcagatcacatttgatggtgattttacgcagaaatgtgagaaattgcaAAAGGTTCAGATATTTTATCCCACTGTACATGTTAGattagggctggacgatatggccaaaaattttatcacaatataggtcttaatttcagtcgatacgatataattctgatatcgatataaataatacaaaagcctcagaaaaactgttaagaatcatcatcatcatttaccttttatttattaagaaatgtgaaatcaccgtcaaataaacagaagattcaccttttttcaatataactagctttaactttacacttaaatacagttatgtgtACAGTTatggattcaaacaaaggtgcttcaaccaggaagaaaaataaaagtgctcagaattactgcaataaacagaaaaaagggtgagcaacaacaaacataaatattactggaACAGGGAATTGAGATAACTGgcatacactcaccttttcaatattaatagctttaacttttaaaggtgccttaaggagtttgcacattttatgagaaacagtgcaccctgcaggccttgggcgtaatgcagcttagtgaaaaactcgtccctgtgactcgcgtgcacggaagaggggaactccgtcttcgctcgtttagaagcgctcaagtaagatttaagtttcttttacctggtggagtctgtgtggagctgtggcagtgctagaagccagtctgttcttactttctggaagctcctgctcagttgttgctcactaagcatctggcggagtaatggcggacaaaatgaaacctaaccagccagagcgcgcattacgtcattcctttcaaattctccccaaaaaaaactctggtgccggaccagcactgtgactttcaagtgacaatttagcgctgttagaggtacttgcaatgaatatgtcagggcacattgtacacatcattaaaaatgtgtaacatatttatggtggaaaataagtatttttaaggttgtaaaactccttaatgcacctttaaactacaacacagtttttcttacacatttaaacaaaggtgcttcgaccaggaagaaaaataaaagtgctcagaattactaagattaagtacagaattacttaaaggtataatacaggattttgatttccgggtggatcacctaaataactggtgggtctgtttgtcaatcattctgacgagctgctttcgtaaggcggttctacgtgcttgcgcccaataagcttctccctgttgcgcatgcgcattcagagtgtttatgtagccggggagcttctgagctagtacttaccaatggcgagtctgacataatgaaactgtaactgtttgggaaaacaagctttatgtatgagcgaggccgatcgcagaaactgtaaacagagccgtgtacgcccggagaagaggagatcgcgctcgcatgcttccgcgtttcctgggagaagcaggagagccgggcggatggtctggcacatgcgcgttgttcaaaaagtgagtcacagacgtttggcttcgtcttttcgagaaaatcctgtgaggttgtagtgattatggtgacactgcagtggatgcctgttctgttttttttttgttgttttttttgtggtatttgtcttcactgtttcagcgTCTAcaagacggtcccttaaccccgcagTACATCAGTATtttttctgatgcttgatagacagatacttttaataaaaatgagcttgtagcatgtagtccacctcacaacgatgggatggagtcgccctttgtatgttactgacattttgttaaagagttattgagaccaaaagtccgcatctgtcaacatgctgctaaCTTTAATAGACTGTTTATTGAATGAAATAataattcgtggccacgaattagttTTTcttgcgcacgatttattatttcgtggccacaaattagcttgtggaagcttgttcagtcgcgTTTACGTCacaagttctcattttggagctcaaacttaccgcggtggagcttagcttgtagcttgtagcctgagctgaggacggccagctgtggtgtggCTGCAGAGCACTGATCACTCTCTGCagcgctttctgttcggcttgaatcagcggcgccgtgaacagcaattagtgattgtgaaacgcatactgtaatgcactatatcgaaattttgtttaaaactcatatcaccgttTTTGAATAATCATTTGATATCGACATCAAAATCTTTAACATATTTCAAAATCGATATCATTTGATATCGAAATTCTGTCCAGCACTATGTTAGATGTATCAAATGGAGCCAACAGGTTCTCATGTACTAAATATCTGAGTTGGGAGTGTCAACAGGACAATGACTTGCAACTTTAGTTTCCAGCCTGAATGTGAAGAGATCAGTCATTTAAAATCATACCaaaacctcacaaacacacaaaacaggttTTACTCACACCCAAcaattcacaaacaaactcagtgtgttctgtaaataaattcacaaaataatttttcaagtacaaaacataaaaatcgCACCCGCAAGACTTTTAAGAGGCTCTGAAAGAAGGTTCCACATTACTCCAGTCCTGCCTTCTCTTCATTGGTTAAATGttagaatacattttaaaatgttcgtcctcaccgtcctcaaTACATGACCGACCTGCTGAAGCCTCAGTCTTAACCCTGTAAtcagaggtcagcaggtcagaagCTCCTCTTTGCCCCATGCACTCATTTAAAACTGGAGGAGATAAGACTTTCCAGGCAGTGGCAACAAAACTCTGCTTTCTAAGAATTAACAGATTAATCTAAAGATTTGTCCCCAACGAAACCCCATGTTTTATTCTGTTGCTTGTGTTTTTCAATTCTTCTCTGACacttttaatctgtttttcacAATGTTGTCAACATGATTTGATTTTTGCTccatattccatattcatgtCTTTCAAAATTTTTCTTAGATCCCAatgttacggctgctgcctttgtgtgtcATGGTTTGATCCTCTTTGTCTCCCCCAGGTGtccagttgtgtttttctttcctttcccagCCTTCAGCCAAGACCTCACCTTTCCAGCCAGCAGCCATCCTGGACACCTGTCGCCAATCATCCCATCAGCCGATCAACCAATCAAcctccagtcctgcccctatatattgttttgcaccctgtgtttctgcctgtctgtctgtctgagagAGATCACTGCATCTCTTGGAGAGCTTTTTGACGCTTTGACTAAAGTTTGAGACATCTTGTTTTTGCCCTCCTCAGCCAAAGCTACTATTTGAGGACTTACTTTTGTTAAACCCTGCCTGTCCCCACCTAGTGTGTTTTGTAGTCAACCCCATTCTCTGTATTGTCTTCTTCcctggagaagggctccaggtaagacaccccggggtctacatTTCTGCACGTAGGTGACTTTCTGTATATACACACTAGGTAAGTGTGGGCGGCTGCCACGATCTTCTGTAGCAGGTAGGTAAGGTTCAGGCATAGTTAGTGAGTTAGGGCTAGTCACTGGTTAAGATAGTTAGGGTCATAGGGTTGAGGTGTAGGAGAAGATTagggtttttgtgtttagtggcaccgcccacagggcccttctccTAACGTCCGCCTGCCCTCCATTAGCTCTCcccatttttgctgtttgccagtttttttttgtttaggaTTATTACGTTTTGTTGTTTAAAGCCTGCTGGCTGCATTCTGGCATTTTTGTTGTATCTTGTGAGTTTGTAACGTTGCTTCTGTTTAATTATCTTTTGTTATATAAATTCCCTTTTCCTTTGGGGAAAAGGCCACCCAAACCCTTTTGTGCTGCACCTTGCTTCGTCCGCACACCACCTGAAGCATTTACATCAGCCAGTAGGCCTGCGCGTAAGCGTTGCGTTTCCCCCCCCGCTCCTAGCTTGGCCATCTATAACATCTAAAGGGGGGGGACGTAaacaatttcattttttcattcttttattctggaaagcTCTTTGGAACTGTGTTTTAGAAAAATGCAACACTAACTGACTTTAAtatgattatttttattattattttcattattattattattatcattattattattatattttcttTATACGTCCTTCTTTACTTCTTAGAGAGCCGGGTCCAAACAATGGTCCTGAGGCGCTAAAGGGTAGCTGTTACTTTCTACTTGACTGATAGAACCCTCCGTAGTATGTGTGCTGTTCCAAGGAGGGCTGGACTTCTTGGATGTTGATGTTGCCAGGGATCTTGTCGGTGTATTTCTCTCATCCCTTCTTCCCAAGTCCAAGAGCTCCGATGATCACTGGTATTGTTGTGGTCTTTGTTCCCCACATCCTATTGATCTCGATTTCCAGGTCCTTGTATTTCGACAGCTTTTCTGTTACCTTGACAGAGgtgttgctttcagatggtATGGCCATGTCTATTTCTGGGACATTCATCTCCTGCTTGAATTTCGCAGCTTCCTTTTTGATGGAGTAGAGCTTTTTCTTGTCTTCATGATGTTTCACTATTTGGAGAAGTGGGTCTTCTGTTGATGACAGGTAGGTGTCAAGGCCTATGATGGTGGTTTTATAGGTTAGTTCTAATTGGACCAGGCCTCTCCCTCCTTCTACTCTTGGTAAGTATAGCCTGTCGACATCAGCTTTTGGGTGGTGCATCTTTTCCATGGGTAGCATTTTCCTGGTCTTGGTGTCTAGTCTTCTGATGTCATTCAGCGTCCAATTGATGATGTTGAAGCTGTACGTCACTACGGGTATGGCTAGGGTGTTGATAGCCTCGAATCGGTTGGCCGCGTTAAGTTCGCTCTTCAGTACCATTCTTACGCTCCTGTAGTACTCTTTCCAGATCTTTTCCTTCATGGCTGTTGGATTCCATCTCCTTTGTTCACTCCTAGGTACCTGTACGTGCCTTCCTGATCTATCTCCTTGATGACGGTGTTGATGTCAAGGTTGATGTTAGTGGTCTTTGTCAGCcgactgttgtggaatttttggtgaatcagagccaaagatgacgagtcaaggtgttgacactgcacaaggaggatttattgagcaaggctgttgctccgaggagaatccaacccgactctggcatgacttccggccatgccaggtcatatagctagatctcaccagactagcagacgctgtttcgaAGTGACTTCAGACATAACAGAGCGgtcttcacactgtgttcctgagaactttgaaaacgaagcattattccatatcaccGACCTCTTTTGAAGGTGGCTTTGGCACATTTGTCGAGTCCAAGCTCCATCTTGATGTCATCACTGAAGGCCTTGACGATGGTGAGTAGGCCTGTCTGTTGGTTGTCATCTTTGGTCTTCAGATCGTCCATGTAGAAGAGATAGTTAATTTTGCCGTTCTGTGCTTCATACCCATAATTGGTTTTGTTGAGCAAGGTGCTGAGGGGTGCTTGTGCCTGGCAAAAGAGCAGTGGTGATAATGAGTCTCCTTGGAAGATCCCGCTGTTGATGTTGATTGGTCTGAATATTAGTGACCCATTTGCGTGATGGAGGTTCAAGGTGGTCTTCTGAATCTTCATGCTCTGTACAATGAATCGGGTGATGGTTGGGCAGACTCTATAGATCTGGAGGGTCTTCTCTATCCAGGTGTGAGGCACGCTGTCAAATGCCTTCTTGTAGTTGATCCATGCTGTTGACAAGTTCTTCTTCGACTTGGCCTCTTCGAGTACGGCTTTGTTGATGAGCAGCTGGTCTTTGCATCCATAACTTCCTTTCCTACAtcttttctgctctgctggtaATAGGTTATTCTTGTCGAGAAAGTTCTCTCTGTGATGATTAAAGTGAGGATCTTGTACATGGTTGGTAAGCAGGTGATGGGTCGGTAGTTCTTCGGGTTCTTCGTTTCTTCTGTCTTTGGGAGAAGGTAGGTGATACCTTGAGTGAGTCATTCGGGACAGTCAGCTGGATTTTCTATGATGTTTGTAAATGCCCCTGCAAAGATCTTCATGTGTGCTAGGGAGGTTTTTGATTCAGAAATTGGCAATTCCATCTCTTCCCAATGCCTTCCAGTTGCTGGACTTGTTGATGGCGGTAGTGGTCTCTGTGATGTTGATTTCTGACCATTCTTGGCTCTGTAGGTTCTTGTGCTGGTCCTATTCTTGTTGGATCCAGCTAGCTTGTTCATcatgtgttttgttgttctcCCATATTTTGCTCCAGAACTCCTCAACTTCTTTGATGGGGGGTGGTTCACTGACCACGATCTTCTTCTTTCCAAGCTCTCTAAAGAACTTTTTTGCATCTTCTTTAAGGATCTTATTCTGTCGAAAGAAGTTGCTTCTTTTAGTAAATCTCCTGAGTCTCTGTGCCTTTGCTTGTATCTTTTGCTTCAGAGTTTCCTTGGCTTTTGGTATGTCTTCCTTCTTCTTGATGTTCAGCTTTCTTTCCAGttgtttcctcttcctctctttgacTGTTGAACCTTTTTCGATTTCACTCAGGAGTGATAGATCTCCGCGTAGCGTCTTAATCTCTTTCTCGATCTTTTCTTTCCATACTGGTTGTTTTCTTGCTTGCGTCTGCTTCCTCGATCTTTCCCCTACTGTTTCTGCAATTACTACCGCTGTTGCGTATATGAGCTGGTTTATTTCTGTCAGTTCCACCATTCTTGTCATGTCGCCCTTGATCTGGCGTATCGCTTCACTGGCACATTTGATGATTTGTTGTGTTTGCCGGTCTTTCTTGATCTTTGTTATATGTGGTCTTTCTCCAATGGGTGTCTCTTTGATGATTTCCCATTTCTGCTTGATGTATGTTGTCATCTCTAAAACTCTTTCATCATCAGGTTAATCTCGGACTACCTCTGGGTAATCTTCAGGGTCTGTGGTGTTAGCTTCAACTGGTTCTTGATCAGCTGCAGTTGTTTCGTTGAGTCTGTCTTCATTCAGTTCCTCTGTGCCGATGTCTGGGTTGTCAAGTTTGGTCTTTTGCCGGATGCTCTCAAGtctcttattattattattattattattattattattaataattattataataatttctCACCGAAAATTAAAAGGAGTTGCTTTTTCACATGTGTCCACTGGGGCCGCACTGTTTAAGCCCAACGTTGAGAACCAGaagtgaccagcagggggcagcaacGCCACCAGCCACAGATcagagatgctgcagtgaaagtgAGTCTCTTTCTTGGTGGCAGAAAAGCATCAGCATGAAGATTCACCATGAAGGAGAGTCAGTGAAAACacgctgaaggctgcagaaatcctgAGTTCTGACAAGTGACACATTAGTGTGAAGAGAAACGTTGTTCCAGCTCACATCTTACTTTcaactttgttttcctttcagaccATTTCAACTTGTTCATCattgatttttgaaaaatgtcaacATCTGAGGATTGAGCccttattttcttaaattaactAATTTTCTACTCTCAAAATGTtgcttgcttgttttttttattttttattttaattttttttttattttattttttttcatccttcttttcattttgtttctgtggACATTTATCATCATCTTTATCCTGAGTGAGATTActgtctgttgtgttgtttctgttgtgttcactctctgtcttttgtcctcagtgtgtgacgATGTCTGCTGCCAGCAATCTGCTCTCTGAAGACCAGTTTctgtgctccatctgtctggaagtGTTCACTGATCCAGTCTCCACACCATGTGGACACAACTTCTGCAACCAGTGCATCACTCAGCACTGGAACACCAAGGTCATCTGTGACTGTCCCCTGTGTAAAGAGGTTTTCTCAAAAAAACCTCAGATGAAAGTCAACACTTTCATCTCTGAGATGGTTTCTCAGTTCAGACGTGAAGCTGAACtcaaagccagcagcagctcagagcaacAAGCTGCCAAACCAGGAGAAGTTCCCTGTGACGTCTGCATTGGAACCAAAGTGAAGGCCCTCAAGTCCTGCCTGGTGTGCCTGGTCTCCTACTGTCAGACTCATCTGGAGCCTCATCTGACAGTGTCAGTCCTGAAGaaacatcagctgatggagcctgtggagaacctggaaggcaggatgtgtctgaagcaccataaacctctggagctgttctgtcagagagagcagacatgtGTCTGCATGATGTGCTCTGTTTTAGAGCACAGGAACCACGAGGTTGTTCCTCTGAGTGAAGAATgggaaggaaagaagaaggagctgaggaagacagaggcTGAGATGCAGCAGATGATCCAGGAGAGACGAGTGAAGGTCAAGGagatcagagagtgtgtgaagaggagtaaagctgctgcagacagagagaaagcagaaggtgttgaggtgttcactgctctgaaggagtgtgttgagagaggcctgaagcagctgatggagaggatggaggaggaagaggaagccagagagaaacaggctgaaggtCTCATCAGAGATCTGGAAGAGGAGATCTgtgagctgatgaagaggagctcagaggtggagcagctcttcctctctgaagaccacctccacctcctccaaggcttctcctccctgaaagctgctccacccaccaaGGACTGGACAGAGGTCAGCGTCCGTCCATCATCATATGAGGGGACTGTGGTgagagctgtggctcagctggaggagactctcagcaaagagatgaagaagctgtttgaggctgatctgaagaggaagcagcagtttgCAGTGGATGTGACTCTTGATCCTGATGCAGCTCATCCTAGACTCATCCTGTCTGATGATGGAAAACAAGTGAGTCATGGTGATGTGAGGAAGAATCTTCCAGACAACCCAGAGAGATTTGATGAGTATGTTGGTGTTTTAGGAAAACAGAGTTTCTCTTCAGGTAAATTTTACTTTGAGGTTCAGGTTAAAGGAAAGACTGACTGGAGTTTAGGAATGTGTCAAGATCCCACGAACATGAAGGGAGAGGGCACCTATGAAGGTGTGTGGGTGATTGGTTTGGAAAATGGAAATGAGTATTCAGCTGGTACGGATGATACTGAGATTGATCTCTCTCTGAAGCGTGCTCCTGAGAAGGTGGGGGTGTTTGTGGATTATGAGGAGGGTCTGGTCTCTTTTTAtgatgttgctgctgcagctctgatctactccttcactggctgctgcttcactgacaaaCTCCTCCCAATCTTCGATCCCTGTAATGATGGTGGTaaaaactctgctcctctgatcatctgtcctgtcaatcaaactgtctgatctgtttttatcatgaaacaTCACCAGCAATGAATAAAGTGGTGAGAAAGTGACAGATTAACTGTGATTCATGGTGAACGATTCTCTGATTTCATTGAGCAGCAGTTTGTACCTAAAGAAACGTTcatctgacagtttgaacaacaCAAGTAAAGCTGTGATgagaagaggaaacactgagcagTCAGAGTCAGTATCAAcctgtttcctctgagtctgATTCATGGCAGAGCTCCTTCATGGTTGAAGATTCCATCAGGagagttttcatgtgtttttatgtcttcatGAGCAGGAATCTCTCAGTCTGTGTGTCTTCAAGCTGCAGAGTCACAACATGAACACATTAGTTTTTCTCTCCAGCTTCAAGGTTTCTTCAAGGGGAAATTTAATGTTGAGATTTTATAATCCAGTTTAACACAACCTGTTGGAAGAAGTATAACAGCTGTCTGTGAGGATCCAAACTGAGAAAACTGGGTAAATAGTGTGATA encodes:
- the LOC115399513 gene encoding E3 ubiquitin-protein ligase TRIM21-like, with the protein product MSAASNLLSEDQFLCSICLEVFTDPVSTPCGHNFCNQCITQHWNTKVICDCPLCKEVFSKKPQMKVNTFISEMVSQFRREAELKASSSSEQQAAKPGEVPCDVCIGTKVKALKSCLVCLVSYCQTHLEPHLTVSVLKKHQLMEPVENLEGRMCLKHHKPLELFCQREQTCVCMMCSVLEHRNHEVVPLSEEWEGKKKELRKTEAEMQQMIQERRVKVKEIRECVKRSKAAADREKAEGVEVFTALKECVERGLKQLMERMEEEEEAREKQAEGLIRDLEEEICELMKRSSEVEQLFLSEDHLHLLQGFSSLKAAPPTKDWTEVSVRPSSYEGTVVRAVAQLEETLSKEMKKLFEADLKRKQQFAVDVTLDPDAAHPRLILSDDGKQVSHGDVRKNLPDNPERFDEYVGVLGKQSFSSGKFYFEVQVKGKTDWSLGMCQDPTNMKGEGTYEGVWVIGLENGNEYSAGTDDTEIDLSLKRAPEKVGVFVDYEEGLVSFYDVAAAALIYSFTGCCFTDKLLPIFDPCNDGGKNSAPLIICPVNQTV